Proteins encoded in a region of the Onychostoma macrolepis isolate SWU-2019 chromosome 20, ASM1243209v1, whole genome shotgun sequence genome:
- the nrl gene encoding neural retina-specific leucine zipper protein has translation MSSSLPLPSLPPSPLAMEYLNDFDLLKFEVKPDTPPPPPTCLYPKPGVHQETTGSPYAPRPPPDSSLSSSPYTSLPPSPTLSDGHPPPSASSSSSSLSFPLSISTGYMSGQSSGSQGNLDGSPVAGGPTPCSNPTSLEDLLWLAALQQQFGGEPGGTASLLGALGGVPDRGDRDRGGFLGCEDAVEALLNSAAAAVTSQFPVLSQSSSSSHMGDSSSDSGVDVVLNKPSDMCHRPILVVSSTPPSLSSLNTSTSPFSQPLSPQSRLHHPHHPMQGHYHHHHHHHHLQVTQCGMDERFSDEQLVSLSVRELNRHLRGVSKDEVVRLKQKRRTLKNRGYAQSCRYKRLQHRHALESEKHVLTQQLEQLQCELSRVLRERDTYKARYEKLISSNETQPSHPNTNTSPSPTPPDYFL, from the exons ATGTCTTCGTCTCTACCACTGCCCTCTTTGCCTCCAAGCCCCCTGGCCATGGAGTATCTCAACGACTTCGACCTGCTAAAGTTTGAAGTGAAGCCTGAcacccctccacctcctccaaCCTGCCTATACCCCAAACCAGGCGTCCATCAAGAGACGACCGGTTCTCCGTATGCTCCTCGCCCTCCTCCTGACTCCAGCCTCAGCTCCAGTCCCTACACCTCCCTTCCTCCGTCACCCACGCTCAGTGACGGACACCCGCCGCCATCTgcatcctcctcttcctcctctctcTCGTTCCCGCTGTCCATCTCCACCGGGTACATGTCAGGCCAGAGCTCCGGCTCTCAAGGAAACCTGGACGGGAGCCCAGTGGCTGGAGGCCCCACGCCGTGTTCAAACCCCACCTCCTTGGAGGACCTGCTCTGGTTGGCTGCACTGCAGCAGCAGTTCGGTGGGGAGCCCGGAGGTACCGCGTCTCTGCTGGGAGCTCTTGGAGGAGTGCCGGATCGAGGGGACCGGGATCGAGGGGGGTTTCTGGGATGTGAGGATGCAGTGGAGGCCCTGCTGAACTCTGCTGCAGCCGCTGTAACTTCACAG TTCCCAGTTTTGTCCCAGAGTTCGAGCAGCAGTCACATGGGTGACTCCAGCAGTGACAGCGGTGTTGATGTTGTTCTTAACAAGCCGTCAGACATGTGTCACCGGCCTATACTGGTAGTTTCTTCCACCCCTCCATCTCTCTCCAGTCTCAACACATCCACCAGTCCCTTCTCACAACCCCTCAGTCCACAGAGCCGACTCCATCACCCGCACCATCCAATGCAAGgccattatcatcatcatcatcatcaccatcatctgCAAGTCACTCAG TGTGGGATGGATGAGCGTTTTTCCGATGAGCAGTTGGTAAGTCTGTCAGTGCGAGAGCTGAACAGACATTTGCGTGGGGTCAGCAAAGATGAGGTGGTCCGTTTGAAACAGAAAAGACGGACGCTGAAGAACCGCGGTTACGCGCAGTCCTGCCGTTACAAACGACTCCAGCACCGGCACGCGCTCGAGTCCGAGAAACACGTTCTCACACAGCAg CTGGAGCAGCTGCAGTGTGAGCTTTCTCGCGTGTTGAGAGAGCGAGACACATACAAAGCTCGTTACGAGAAGCTCATCAGTTCAAACGAGACTCAGCCTTCCCATCCCAACACCAACACCTCGCCTTCTCCTACTCCTCCGGATTACTTTTTGTGA